Proteins encoded within one genomic window of Amycolatopsis nigrescens CSC17Ta-90:
- a CDS encoding pyridoxal phosphate-dependent aminotransferase, producing the protein MKAGQLWHREQLLALAAEHGHVPLDLSLGVAADPEPAPAPASGRHREPARYPPSRGTPRLLTAAAGYLLRRFGVTVPTSSIAACAGAKEFIATAPLFLSRTRAATGRPRDTVLIPTLGYPPYEMGAGLAGLRSHRVPVDDGFRMRLDLLPPEVVDRALCLWVNSPANPTGVVEPLAAIAEWGRARGVVVLSDEAYADTTWLHEPRTVLSSGLDGVLAVHSLSKRSNAPGLRVGTYAGDPRLVDELTGLRRQAGLIAAETAQAGAALLLDDDRHAEEQRARNAARIEALVEECNANGLRCTAPEGGLFLWLAVPGGDAATFAREAAVHAGIVLAQGDAYGPAGRGHVRISAVHDRSVIASRLKLLSTRPSGRTRASMCIQ; encoded by the coding sequence GTGAAGGCCGGGCAGTTGTGGCACCGGGAGCAACTGCTGGCACTGGCGGCCGAGCACGGCCATGTACCGCTGGACCTCTCGCTCGGGGTGGCGGCCGATCCGGAACCGGCACCGGCTCCCGCGAGTGGCCGGCACCGGGAACCGGCTCGTTACCCGCCCAGCAGGGGGACCCCGCGGCTGCTGACGGCGGCCGCGGGGTATCTGCTGCGCCGGTTCGGGGTCACCGTGCCCACCTCCTCGATCGCCGCCTGCGCCGGCGCCAAGGAGTTCATCGCCACCGCACCGCTGTTCCTGAGCCGGACGCGGGCCGCCACCGGACGCCCGCGTGACACCGTGCTGATCCCGACCCTCGGCTATCCGCCCTACGAAATGGGTGCCGGCCTCGCCGGGCTGCGGTCGCACCGAGTACCCGTCGACGACGGCTTCCGGATGCGGCTGGACCTGCTCCCGCCGGAGGTCGTGGACAGGGCGCTCTGCCTGTGGGTGAACAGCCCGGCGAACCCGACCGGAGTCGTCGAACCCCTCGCGGCGATCGCCGAGTGGGGGCGGGCCCGGGGTGTGGTCGTGCTTTCGGACGAGGCGTACGCGGACACGACCTGGCTGCACGAGCCCCGCACCGTCTTGTCCAGCGGCCTGGACGGGGTGCTCGCGGTGCACAGCCTGTCCAAGAGGTCCAACGCGCCGGGACTTCGGGTCGGCACCTATGCCGGTGACCCCCGGCTGGTCGACGAGCTGACCGGGCTCCGGCGTCAGGCCGGGCTCATCGCCGCCGAAACCGCACAGGCCGGCGCCGCGCTGCTGCTCGACGACGACCGGCATGCCGAAGAGCAGCGGGCGCGCAACGCGGCACGGATCGAGGCGCTGGTCGAGGAGTGCAACGCGAACGGCCTGCGGTGCACCGCACCGGAGGGCGGCTTGTTCCTGTGGCTGGCCGTGCCCGGTGGTGACGCGGCGACGTTCGCGCGGGAAGCGGCCGTGCACGCCGGGATCGTGCTGGCGCAGGGCGATGCCTACGGACCGGCCGGGCGAGGACACGTACGGATTTCCGCGGTGCACGACCGGAGTGTCATCGCATCGCGCTTGAAGCTGTTGTCCACCCGGCCGTCCGGCCGGACCAGGGCGTCGATGTGCATTCAGTGA
- the folE gene encoding GTP cyclohydrolase I has protein sequence MAVTLDPEQAENHLAKEERRPGSLEEIARDLLIAIGEDPDRAGLVDTPRRYAQWWREFSQYDAGGIETLFETVNESQLVFVSDIRVWSLCEHHLLPFNCTLSIAYRCGDSLLGLSKFARIAHKHAHKLQVQERLVSDVATEISTITGSPDVAVIGRGEHLCMTMRGIRTGAQMTSAVFRGVFESNGPERTQLMTLAHSPDRSGRW, from the coding sequence ATGGCTGTCACTCTGGATCCGGAGCAGGCCGAGAATCACCTGGCCAAGGAAGAGCGCCGGCCGGGATCTTTGGAAGAAATCGCGCGGGACCTGCTCATCGCGATCGGCGAGGACCCCGACCGCGCGGGACTCGTCGACACACCGCGCCGTTATGCGCAGTGGTGGCGCGAGTTCTCCCAGTACGACGCCGGTGGCATCGAGACCTTGTTCGAGACGGTCAACGAAAGCCAGCTGGTATTCGTGTCGGATATCCGGGTCTGGTCGCTGTGCGAGCACCACCTCTTGCCGTTCAACTGCACTCTGAGCATCGCGTACCGCTGCGGCGACAGCCTGCTCGGCTTGTCCAAATTCGCCCGGATCGCGCACAAACACGCGCACAAACTGCAGGTGCAGGAACGGCTGGTTTCGGACGTGGCCACCGAGATCTCCACGATAACCGGTTCGCCGGACGTCGCCGTGATCGGCCGAGGAGAGCACCTGTGCATGACCATGCGCGGCATTCGCACCGGCGCCCAGATGACCTCGGCCGTGTTCCGCGGAGTTTTCGAGTCGAACGGTCCGGAACGGACCCAGCTCATGACGCTCGCGCATTCTCCCGACCGCTCGGGCCGGTGGTGA
- a CDS encoding isopenicillin N synthase family dioxygenase yields MSNVLPVLDLRDADRGPSTRADFLAELRAAVHDIGFFQLVGHGIDNGAEILRLTQSFFALPESDLAELSILKSPHLRGYSEVGRELTKGAPDQRRQLDIGPERDPSPADPDAAPYLWLVGPNQWPAAMPELRPAITAAMDALTAVSHRLLRLILAALDAPEDFLDPIVSPDPQVHLKLLHYPGRRAERPDEDQGIGVHKDYGLLTLLLQDHHGGLQVSLTEGEFIDVPPVPGAFVVNLGELLEVATRGYLRATTHRVVSPPAGVDRHSVPFFYNPRLDATMLPLPTRAVRDAGGVVHDPDNPLTNSYGANVLRGMLRAFPDLIALHHPELLGYSSR; encoded by the coding sequence ATGTCCAACGTCCTTCCCGTCCTCGATCTGCGGGACGCGGACCGGGGGCCGTCGACCCGCGCGGACTTCCTCGCCGAGCTGCGGGCCGCCGTGCACGACATCGGTTTCTTCCAGCTCGTCGGGCACGGAATCGACAACGGTGCCGAAATCCTGCGGCTGACCCAGTCGTTCTTCGCCCTGCCGGAGAGCGATCTCGCCGAACTCAGCATCCTCAAGTCGCCGCACCTGCGCGGCTACTCCGAGGTGGGGCGCGAACTCACCAAGGGCGCACCCGACCAGCGGCGCCAGCTCGACATCGGGCCGGAGCGCGATCCCAGCCCGGCCGATCCGGACGCCGCGCCGTACCTGTGGCTGGTCGGCCCGAACCAGTGGCCGGCCGCGATGCCGGAACTCCGGCCCGCGATCACCGCCGCGATGGACGCGCTGACCGCGGTCTCCCACCGGCTGCTCCGGCTCATCCTGGCCGCCCTCGACGCGCCGGAGGACTTCCTGGACCCGATCGTGTCGCCCGATCCGCAGGTGCACCTGAAGCTGCTGCACTACCCGGGCCGCCGGGCCGAGCGACCGGACGAAGACCAGGGCATCGGCGTGCACAAGGACTACGGCCTGCTCACCCTGCTCCTGCAGGACCACCACGGCGGCCTGCAGGTTTCGCTCACCGAGGGCGAGTTCATCGACGTCCCGCCGGTTCCGGGTGCGTTCGTGGTCAACCTCGGTGAGCTGCTGGAGGTCGCGACCCGCGGGTACCTCCGCGCCACCACGCACCGGGTGGTCAGCCCGCCGGCGGGGGTGGACCGCCACTCCGTTCCGTTCTTCTACAACCCCCGGCTGGACGCGACGATGCTGCCGCTGCCGACGCGTGCCGTCCGTGACGCGGGCGGTGTCGTGCACGATCCGGACAACCCGTTGACCAACAGCTATGGCGCCAACGTGCTGCGCGGCATGCTGCGGGCCTTCCCCGACCTCATCGCGCTGCACCACCCCGAGTTGCTCGGCTACTCGTCACGATGA
- a CDS encoding amino acid adenylation domain-containing protein: MTEFTAAQRRLREEVRSLLGRPELQDELTALGGGATPGHPERHPEHLYRQLGARGLIAPHWPVRYGGRGLGWVEAGIVAEELALHGVPDTAIVNGIYNTGQIVLTAGTPAQRQRVLPWLASGHRLATALLTEPEAGSDLASLRSTATRTATGWTLSGTKIWNAKAHLAEVAICAARTGQGDGYTGISLFLVPLRAEQIRVTALDTTNVETLYEVTFTELPLAADQLLGSAGEGWPLLVGALTLERAGLGYHGRASRWLTALAEYLSHLDGPAGAELDHRVSALWRRLRAGRELAWQAVRTVAAQGVEAAAVPAATAKWFNTELAADVTDLAQAVDGELSAGASSSPLVAAHREAVGLTLAAGTSEMMLTIVQANLRGLLGGATDDRANTADTAGSLTAALRSAHNAGDAGLASPDLGRVALAQLDSERVVAEEKAVLIASAERGHDSPLRPGPLKVQNRPGGGWSVTGTRWAQAVQPAGTDPIELLLPISLDDSSITVALLPADRPGVVVEPAPTVEPPVPSVPCRIHLHDVDVEPADVLRSPDPSGYPAALARARLVAAGYLLGGCRRMLRTALRRADTRHQFGRPLSANQSIGHTLAAAWGRTHAAWSLAERVAADLDRGAAADEVAAVLVLAAEATTEVIRLATRVSGASGLLRLGPVQDFARLARYPTSALGTLSAVRAEAADVRLTGDGTDHADPEPHDCLEPAHESVLPEYRLFEQQARRTPTAVALVCGTEHVTYADLDARANRLAHALRRHGAGPDVPVGVCLQRSADLVVAVLAVLKAGSAYVPLDPAYPPARLHDMIRDSDPAVVLTQEWMREWLPADRLLLCLDTDETVPAQPDTELPGDPHPANLMYVMYTSGSTGRPKGVMVPHGAIANRMAWDRATFPISAADAVLQLTSISFDPSVWEIFCALTSGARLVLPPPDAHLDPPGVIDLILREGVTALTAVPSQIALLAEQEPGLLDCPSLRYVFCGGDVLPQALADRFSPYRQPTLYNMYGPTEVSIDATAWRHASFDGPVPIGSPIGGVAALVRDDRLQEVGDGQVGELWVGGAGLARGYWGRPAETADAFRPAPAGARVYRTGDQVRRLAGGELEFHGRIDRQVKIRGHRVEPGEAEAALLRLPDVLEAAVLSVAGRLVAFVVVAADTDVADVRRRLRKQAPDHLVPSRLVPVAELARGPSGKVDYSRLQELAGPPRPSTSDVPADPESALTHLVARMLGIAEVTADDEFFALGGDSLSAAQLVTRAARELRLPLTMEMLLRAPSLRELIAMAGGNNTR; the protein is encoded by the coding sequence ATGACTGAATTCACCGCGGCGCAACGGAGATTGCGCGAAGAGGTGCGATCCCTGCTGGGACGGCCCGAGCTCCAGGACGAGCTGACCGCACTGGGCGGCGGGGCCACCCCTGGCCACCCGGAACGCCATCCGGAGCACCTGTACCGCCAGCTCGGCGCGCGCGGCCTGATCGCGCCGCACTGGCCGGTGCGTTACGGCGGGCGCGGGCTGGGCTGGGTGGAGGCGGGCATCGTCGCGGAGGAACTGGCCCTGCACGGTGTGCCGGACACGGCCATCGTCAACGGGATCTACAACACGGGCCAGATCGTGCTCACCGCGGGCACTCCGGCTCAGCGGCAGCGCGTGCTGCCCTGGCTCGCTTCCGGACACCGGCTCGCCACCGCGCTGCTCACCGAGCCGGAAGCGGGTTCCGATCTGGCTTCGCTGCGCAGCACGGCAACCCGGACCGCCACCGGCTGGACGCTGAGCGGGACCAAGATCTGGAACGCCAAGGCACATCTGGCGGAGGTGGCGATCTGCGCGGCCCGCACCGGCCAAGGCGACGGATACACCGGTATCAGCCTGTTCCTGGTGCCGTTGCGGGCCGAGCAGATCCGGGTCACCGCACTGGACACGACCAATGTCGAGACGCTGTACGAGGTGACGTTCACCGAGCTGCCGCTGGCGGCGGACCAGCTTCTCGGTTCGGCCGGTGAAGGGTGGCCGCTGCTGGTCGGTGCGCTGACCCTGGAACGAGCCGGGCTGGGCTACCACGGACGCGCAAGCCGCTGGCTCACCGCGCTCGCCGAGTACCTGAGCCACCTCGACGGCCCGGCCGGCGCCGAGCTCGACCACCGGGTGTCGGCACTGTGGCGTCGGCTGCGGGCCGGCCGCGAGCTGGCCTGGCAGGCGGTGCGAACCGTTGCCGCACAAGGCGTGGAGGCCGCGGCGGTGCCCGCGGCGACGGCGAAGTGGTTCAACACCGAACTCGCGGCCGATGTCACCGACCTCGCCCAGGCGGTCGATGGCGAGCTGTCCGCCGGAGCGTCGTCTTCCCCGCTGGTCGCGGCCCACCGGGAAGCGGTCGGCCTCACCCTGGCGGCGGGGACGTCGGAGATGATGCTCACGATCGTGCAAGCGAACCTCCGCGGCCTGCTCGGCGGTGCGACAGACGACAGAGCCAACACAGCCGACACGGCGGGAAGTCTCACCGCGGCCCTGCGCTCAGCCCACAATGCCGGTGACGCGGGTCTTGCGTCGCCTGACCTCGGCCGGGTGGCACTCGCCCAGCTCGACTCCGAGCGCGTTGTCGCCGAAGAGAAGGCGGTGTTGATCGCATCGGCGGAACGCGGGCACGACAGTCCGCTGCGGCCCGGCCCGCTCAAGGTCCAGAACCGTCCCGGCGGCGGCTGGTCGGTCACCGGAACCCGCTGGGCACAGGCAGTGCAGCCAGCGGGCACGGACCCGATCGAACTGCTGCTCCCGATCTCACTCGACGATTCGAGCATCACGGTGGCCCTGTTGCCGGCCGACCGGCCCGGGGTGGTGGTCGAACCGGCACCTACGGTCGAGCCACCAGTGCCATCGGTGCCTTGCCGGATCCACCTGCACGATGTGGACGTCGAACCCGCCGACGTGCTCCGTTCCCCGGACCCGTCCGGCTATCCGGCCGCTCTCGCCCGTGCCCGGCTGGTGGCCGCGGGATATCTGCTCGGCGGCTGCCGCCGGATGCTCCGCACCGCACTGCGCCGCGCCGACACCCGCCACCAGTTCGGCCGCCCGCTGTCGGCGAACCAGTCGATCGGGCACACCCTGGCCGCCGCCTGGGGACGGACCCACGCCGCCTGGTCACTCGCCGAACGGGTGGCGGCGGACCTCGATCGGGGCGCCGCGGCCGACGAAGTCGCCGCGGTTCTGGTCCTCGCCGCCGAGGCGACCACCGAGGTGATCCGGCTCGCGACCCGCGTGTCCGGGGCGAGCGGCTTGCTGCGCCTCGGGCCGGTGCAGGACTTCGCCCGCCTTGCCCGCTACCCCACCTCGGCGTTGGGCACGCTGTCCGCGGTGCGCGCCGAAGCCGCGGACGTGCGGCTGACCGGAGACGGGACCGACCACGCCGACCCCGAGCCCCACGACTGCCTCGAGCCCGCGCACGAGTCGGTGCTCCCGGAATACCGGCTGTTCGAGCAGCAGGCGCGGCGGACACCGACCGCTGTCGCACTGGTCTGCGGGACCGAACACGTGACCTATGCGGACCTCGACGCACGGGCGAACCGGCTCGCGCACGCCCTGCGCCGGCACGGAGCGGGGCCGGACGTTCCGGTGGGCGTGTGCCTGCAGCGGTCGGCCGACCTTGTCGTCGCGGTGCTCGCCGTGCTCAAAGCCGGGAGTGCTTACGTTCCGCTCGATCCCGCGTATCCGCCGGCACGCCTGCACGACATGATCCGCGACTCCGACCCCGCCGTGGTGCTCACGCAGGAGTGGATGCGCGAATGGCTGCCCGCCGACCGGCTGCTGCTGTGCCTGGACACCGACGAGACGGTGCCGGCCCAGCCGGACACGGAACTGCCGGGCGACCCGCACCCCGCCAACCTCATGTACGTCATGTACACCTCGGGCTCCACCGGGCGGCCCAAGGGCGTCATGGTGCCGCACGGAGCGATCGCCAACCGCATGGCTTGGGACCGGGCGACGTTCCCGATCTCGGCGGCGGATGCCGTCCTGCAGCTCACGTCGATCAGTTTCGACCCGTCCGTGTGGGAGATCTTCTGCGCGCTCACCAGCGGTGCGCGGCTGGTGCTCCCGCCTCCGGACGCCCACCTCGACCCGCCCGGCGTGATCGACCTGATCCTGCGGGAAGGCGTTACCGCGCTGACCGCGGTGCCGTCCCAGATCGCCCTGCTGGCCGAGCAGGAACCCGGCCTGCTGGACTGCCCGTCGTTGCGGTACGTGTTCTGCGGCGGAGACGTGCTGCCGCAAGCGCTTGCGGACCGGTTCTCCCCGTACCGGCAGCCCACGTTGTACAACATGTACGGCCCGACCGAGGTCTCGATCGACGCCACCGCCTGGCGGCACGCGAGCTTCGACGGCCCGGTGCCGATCGGCAGCCCGATCGGGGGCGTAGCGGCACTGGTGCGAGATGACCGGCTTCAAGAAGTCGGCGACGGGCAGGTCGGTGAGCTGTGGGTCGGCGGTGCCGGGCTGGCACGGGGCTACTGGGGGCGGCCGGCCGAGACGGCCGACGCCTTCCGGCCGGCCCCGGCCGGAGCCCGCGTCTACCGCACCGGTGACCAGGTGCGCCGGCTGGCCGGCGGCGAGTTGGAGTTCCACGGCCGGATCGACCGCCAGGTGAAGATCCGCGGGCACCGGGTCGAACCGGGGGAAGCCGAGGCCGCGCTGCTCCGGCTGCCGGACGTCCTGGAGGCCGCCGTGCTCTCCGTGGCGGGGCGGCTGGTCGCGTTCGTCGTCGTCGCCGCGGACACGGACGTCGCCGACGTGCGCCGGCGGTTGCGCAAGCAGGCGCCGGACCACCTCGTGCCGTCGCGGCTGGTGCCGGTCGCCGAGCTGGCCCGCGGTCCGTCGGGAAAGGTCGACTACAGCCGGCTGCAGGAGCTGGCCGGGCCCCCGCGACCGTCCACTTCGGACGTTCCCGCGGATCCGGAGTCGGCGCTCACCCACCTCGTCGCCAGGATGCTGGGCATCGCGGAGGTCACCGCCGACGACGAGTTCTTCGCACTCGGCGGTGACTCGCTGAGCGCCGCGCAGCTGGTCACCCGCGCGGCGCGGGAACTGCGGCTGCCCCTGACCATGGAGATGCTGCTCCGCGCGCCCTCGTTGCGGGAGCTCATCGCGATGGCCGGGGGAAACAACACCAGATGA
- a CDS encoding class I SAM-dependent methyltransferase, translated as MNATFSTLEGFYLPRSSGESSLFQIWERGEARGDSVTPSTYSAAYRDWMHEKLVAAIKDNETDRLLSLGSGNATLERCIVQDGYRVLAVDAIQEAVDLARSKDVDAVCADVMAWTPDGTWPVIYADGLLGHLYDADRGLAPVFRRIRSWLADGPGGGTFIASNDSPAGTHPAQAAPGVPGFHWLSPGYLRDEALAGGFTEISTDLFHYDRPLSGRRTRAVITANLEPTS; from the coding sequence GTGAACGCGACCTTCTCCACCCTGGAGGGCTTCTACCTTCCGCGCAGTAGCGGCGAGTCGAGCCTGTTCCAGATCTGGGAACGAGGTGAAGCGCGTGGGGACTCCGTCACACCGTCCACCTACTCGGCCGCCTACCGGGACTGGATGCACGAAAAACTGGTGGCCGCGATCAAGGACAACGAGACCGACCGGCTGCTCAGCCTTGGCAGCGGCAACGCGACGCTGGAGCGCTGCATCGTGCAGGACGGCTACCGGGTGCTCGCGGTCGACGCGATCCAGGAAGCGGTCGACCTGGCCAGGTCCAAGGACGTGGACGCGGTGTGCGCGGACGTGATGGCGTGGACTCCCGACGGCACCTGGCCCGTGATCTACGCCGATGGCCTGCTCGGTCACCTCTACGATGCCGACCGCGGTCTGGCGCCGGTGTTCCGGCGAATCCGCTCCTGGCTGGCCGATGGGCCCGGCGGCGGCACCTTCATCGCCTCCAACGACAGCCCCGCGGGCACGCATCCGGCACAGGCCGCGCCCGGAGTCCCCGGATTCCACTGGCTGTCCCCCGGCTACTTGCGGGACGAGGCCCTCGCGGGGGGCTTCACCGAAATCAGCACCGACCTGTTCCACTACGACCGCCCCCTGTCGGGAAGGCGGACCCGCGCGGTGATCACCGCGAACCTCGAACCCACTTCTTGA
- a CDS encoding diaminopimelate decarboxylase, with translation MPMSEDFALRLDAVLQPAVERFGTPFHIYDEQGIGETCAAFDTAFEGTPYREHFAVKALPNPIPLRLLAERGLGFDCSSLPELALAAKAGAVGHDICFTSNNTSSAELAAALALGALINVDDVTVFDKLVAIGDVPDTLCFRVHPGIAGSLVGESYLGNPDSAKFGVPADQLIGVCARARRHGVRHFGLHMMLGSGFLSGQPFLRSLDLLLEQAARLHESSGITVEFVNLGGGIGIPYRPDEPVFDLAGLGMAIGDKLSSWARRHGLPRPTVLFESGRYVTGPHGVLVTRVLNRMSKGREYVGVDAGMSALMRPGMYAAYHHVTVPGGAGRPHEIVDVVGSLCENNDKFAQQREIPATAEGDLVLIHDTGAHALSMGFNYNGRLRPQELLLRADGSVERIRRAEAESDYFATLDFPPLRLSPSELSVGAA, from the coding sequence ATGCCGATGAGCGAAGACTTCGCGCTGCGCCTGGATGCGGTGCTGCAACCGGCCGTCGAGCGTTTCGGGACGCCTTTCCACATCTACGACGAGCAAGGTATCGGCGAAACCTGCGCGGCGTTCGATACGGCCTTCGAAGGAACCCCGTACCGGGAGCACTTCGCGGTCAAAGCACTGCCCAATCCGATCCCGCTGCGATTGCTCGCCGAACGCGGGCTGGGCTTCGACTGCAGTTCGCTGCCGGAACTGGCACTGGCCGCCAAGGCGGGGGCCGTTGGCCACGACATCTGCTTCACTTCGAACAACACCAGCAGCGCCGAACTCGCGGCCGCACTGGCACTCGGGGCGTTGATCAACGTGGACGACGTGACGGTGTTCGACAAGCTGGTGGCGATCGGCGACGTGCCCGACACCCTGTGCTTCCGGGTGCACCCCGGGATAGCGGGTTCCCTTGTCGGCGAGTCCTACCTCGGCAACCCCGATTCGGCCAAGTTCGGTGTCCCGGCCGACCAGCTGATCGGGGTGTGCGCCCGCGCACGGCGACACGGTGTGCGGCACTTCGGCCTGCACATGATGCTCGGTTCGGGATTCCTGTCCGGACAACCCTTCCTGCGCAGCCTCGACCTTCTGCTGGAGCAGGCGGCTCGGCTGCACGAGTCGTCGGGCATCACCGTCGAGTTCGTGAATCTCGGCGGCGGAATCGGCATCCCCTACCGGCCGGACGAGCCGGTCTTCGACCTGGCCGGGCTGGGCATGGCCATCGGGGACAAGTTGTCGTCGTGGGCCCGGCGCCACGGCCTGCCGCGCCCCACGGTGCTGTTCGAAAGCGGCCGCTACGTCACCGGGCCGCACGGCGTGCTGGTCACCCGCGTGCTGAACAGGATGAGCAAAGGGCGGGAGTACGTCGGCGTCGACGCCGGCATGAGCGCGCTGATGCGGCCAGGGATGTACGCCGCCTATCACCACGTCACCGTTCCCGGCGGTGCGGGACGGCCGCACGAGATCGTGGACGTGGTCGGCTCGCTGTGCGAGAACAACGACAAGTTCGCCCAGCAGCGGGAGATTCCCGCGACGGCGGAGGGCGACCTGGTGCTCATCCACGACACCGGGGCACATGCCCTGTCCATGGGGTTCAACTACAACGGACGGCTGCGCCCGCAGGAACTGCTGCTCCGTGCGGACGGCAGCGTGGAGCGGATTCGCCGGGCGGAAGCCGAGAGCGACTACTTCGCCACCCTGGACTTCCCGCCGCTGCGCCTGTCCCCGAGTGAGCTGTCGGTGGGCGCGGCGTGA
- a CDS encoding ATP-grasp domain-containing protein has protein sequence MDPTLNGAGYKAAARDLGFAVVSLYTCEYTATAPDHAAGDDLSYYAGEPEEAVHAVTEAGLDLRAVVPAMEVSTHIADRIAELLDLPGNEHALAGSRRNKAAMRERARHAGLRIPEFHLVHALDEIAPAAHDIGFPAILKPTSGAGSQGVTLIPDAEALRDLGGLETHDAFDMPITEWLVERYIRGRQISANYYSFAGEHRLVDMWEFRQPDDRDYDFPIWDNMQIDDGHPEWHKVDGYVREVLDAYGIERGPSHTEVKCSDGEVYLLEVAARLPGGPMVGMWTEHSALRPYHDSIRCFLGERPAMFEAPLTFDARCGAIAIRNDDEPGTLVAIEGLDAVRELPGIEEVLIGYQPGDQVPVTRDDLTIPLGFYFSGADRDEVLRMLKEIRSRVSLRIERPSGAAR, from the coding sequence GTGGACCCGACCCTCAACGGGGCCGGCTACAAGGCGGCGGCCCGCGACCTCGGGTTCGCCGTGGTCTCGCTGTACACCTGCGAATACACCGCCACGGCACCGGATCATGCCGCGGGCGACGACCTGTCGTACTACGCCGGCGAGCCGGAAGAGGCGGTGCACGCGGTCACCGAGGCCGGGCTGGACCTCCGTGCGGTGGTGCCCGCGATGGAGGTGAGCACCCATATCGCGGACCGGATCGCCGAACTGCTCGACCTGCCCGGCAACGAGCACGCACTCGCCGGATCCCGGCGCAACAAGGCCGCCATGCGAGAACGTGCCCGCCACGCCGGCCTTCGCATTCCCGAGTTCCACCTTGTCCACGCACTGGACGAAATCGCGCCCGCGGCGCACGACATCGGGTTTCCGGCCATTCTCAAGCCCACTTCGGGTGCGGGCTCGCAAGGCGTGACGCTGATTCCCGATGCCGAAGCGTTGCGTGATCTCGGTGGCCTGGAAACGCATGACGCCTTCGACATGCCCATCACCGAATGGCTCGTCGAGCGCTATATCAGGGGACGGCAGATTTCGGCGAACTACTACAGCTTCGCCGGTGAGCACCGGCTGGTGGACATGTGGGAGTTCCGCCAGCCCGACGACCGGGACTACGACTTCCCCATCTGGGACAACATGCAGATCGACGACGGCCACCCCGAGTGGCACAAGGTCGACGGCTACGTGCGCGAAGTCCTGGACGCCTACGGCATCGAGCGTGGCCCGAGCCATACCGAGGTCAAGTGCTCGGACGGCGAGGTCTACCTGCTGGAGGTCGCCGCCCGGCTGCCGGGCGGCCCGATGGTCGGCATGTGGACCGAGCACAGCGCGCTGCGGCCGTACCACGATTCGATCCGGTGTTTCCTCGGTGAGCGTCCGGCGATGTTCGAAGCGCCGCTCACCTTCGATGCGCGCTGCGGCGCCATCGCGATCCGCAACGACGATGAACCGGGCACCCTGGTCGCGATCGAGGGCCTGGACGCCGTGCGCGAACTTCCGGGCATCGAAGAGGTGCTGATCGGTTATCAGCCGGGAGACCAGGTTCCGGTCACCCGGGACGATCTCACCATTCCGCTCGGGTTCTACTTTTCCGGGGCCGACCGCGACGAGGTGCTTCGCATGCTCAAGGAGATCCGGTCCAGGGTGTCGCTGCGCATTGAACGCCCGTCCGGAGCGGCGCGATGA
- a CDS encoding 2,3,4,5-tetrahydropyridine-2,6-dicarboxylate N-succinyltransferase, which produces MTTTSPIPPAIDELWQVRADLTAGDREALPIVSSALALLDCGGARVSWVDSGSDEVVVDERARRAILLSFKLFAMRESKVGPFHQHDRLPLKSAFPGVRVVPGAIARYGSHIAPGAVLMPSFVNIGAHVGAGTLVDTWATVGSCAQVAANVHLSGGVGLGGVLEPAGAAPVVVEEDAFVGSRSIVVEGARVRRGAKLGAGVLLTGTSRVFDAETGEELPRGEAPAWSVCVSATRTRSFPGGEFGVPCLLVIKRLAPGERHDKLLLDSLFREHGGSNA; this is translated from the coding sequence ATGACCACGACGAGCCCGATTCCCCCGGCCATCGACGAGCTGTGGCAGGTCCGCGCCGACCTCACGGCCGGTGACCGCGAGGCGCTGCCGATCGTGTCCTCGGCGCTGGCCCTGCTGGACTGCGGCGGGGCCAGGGTCTCGTGGGTCGACTCCGGCAGCGACGAGGTCGTCGTGGACGAACGGGCCCGCCGGGCGATCCTGTTGTCGTTCAAGCTGTTCGCGATGCGCGAGAGCAAGGTCGGGCCGTTCCACCAGCACGACCGGTTGCCGCTGAAGTCGGCCTTTCCCGGCGTCCGGGTGGTGCCCGGTGCGATCGCCAGGTACGGCAGCCACATCGCGCCCGGCGCGGTGCTGATGCCGTCGTTCGTGAACATCGGCGCGCACGTCGGGGCCGGCACCCTGGTCGACACCTGGGCGACGGTCGGCTCCTGCGCCCAGGTGGCGGCGAACGTGCACCTGTCCGGCGGTGTCGGCCTCGGCGGAGTGCTCGAACCGGCGGGGGCCGCGCCGGTCGTGGTGGAGGAGGACGCGTTCGTCGGGTCCCGTTCCATCGTGGTCGAGGGCGCCCGCGTGCGACGGGGTGCCAAGCTCGGCGCCGGTGTCCTGCTGACCGGCACCAGCCGCGTCTTCGATGCCGAGACCGGCGAGGAGCTGCCACGAGGCGAGGCTCCCGCCTGGTCCGTGTGCGTGAGCGCGACCAGGACCCGATCGTTCCCCGGTGGCGAATTCGGGGTGCCGTGCCTGCTGGTGATCAAACGGCTGGCGCCCGGCGAGCGGCACGACAAGCTCCTGCTGGACAGCCTGTTCCGAGAGCACGGCGGCAGCAATGCCTGA